The following proteins are encoded in a genomic region of Triticum dicoccoides isolate Atlit2015 ecotype Zavitan chromosome 1B, WEW_v2.0, whole genome shotgun sequence:
- the LOC119331160 gene encoding protein NETWORKED 1D-like isoform X3, whose translation MAAVSAHDSRQYSWLWVSHISPKNSKWLQENLSDMDTKVKAMIKLINEDADSFARRAEMYYKKRPELMKQVEEFYRAYRALAERYDQATGALRQAHRTISEVFPNQMPSMDESPSSAGQEVEPHTPEMPTFSRPTYESDDHNSKRNGSHSQETSALSNRKSLKQSNDLSLGAENAPRAVFDGKAQKGLNFESPEVKGKEDISNGILNMQEEISRLLAENQNLKQQMLLESERAKKAETEIQNQKDTASQLHSEKDTSILQYDQSTERLSALESELSKAQGDLKKLTDEMALEVQKLNSAESRNSMIQSELEALDQKVKLQQQELDQKLKELENLHSSFQEEHEKRMHAESALLSKGKEGAQSKEEVQRLTIEIKMANENLDELMQSKMHLESAVCELKMEVGSLTEQNHSSELLIQQLRGEINSLMDSRSELRNEIQSIMGTMSQLSAEKDGALLQHQQSVERVSVLESQLMNTQSELEVNENKVHILMKDVERKREEIHSIHGQLQNESDRQTQTEAALLMSESLHSKLEEEVKRLTQDLDTTIKKLSELENEKLNLENTSTELKKTILGLNSEMDASLLQQHQSLEKVSDLELQLSETKLKLEKSEQKMQLLELEIGQMSESVSSLELTLKDEAGKRVQAETSLRSMENMYSQSQEEVSRLHREIEKLNGKSNELENLSSELKSTILLLNTEKDATLLKNQESSMRVSDLESELSQLQAELQTSLDGETKKRIECEAALLLVTDLHSKSQDEVNKLAMDIEELTGKLSEVENIKMDLENIVNKHTKDIHILREQNLSAELIIKDLHCELGALKELNVKLEAEVGSHIGEKEAIRRDFVRQREEKENLDGIQHALAYEMNALKDSTAANQMLIEELQITNLKLKEVYAKNLIEKVLLSEKLQEMEKLSEEYSVLENSVSDANAEIEGLREKIEVLESSESSLNGKNSALEMSLCGLKAEFEDMGIKLKDSEKTCQAQLADNSALSAEKNNLFSQRVPLSFQLQNITVVAKVLESKHSDLQDKHTSLSREKDLVYDQVRKLKGLLRTINKEYENAVKSHEMHANSLEKQISSLHEKIHDMDERLQEEEQKSMGASISVVALESSLVYAKDEYVALLNKCLKYALENHAAKILISQLEDKARYHESERKTLLKLNGRLREGISHHMKVLNIDRDLGPAEIAQDEILLQSVSDETSSILKHKEEIEDDNTLMYTELSVLSTVMLQLGTEFRDLHLQKCALEKDVEREATELISLQIKNCQLLESNDQLRQELQNNSERDHLQKIEALVLHEKLSCLAESYQASQDKITDMAEKNESLSKEHQSLIEKYNALEDENGTALRECMMLEHMSLFLRGHNNEVASALVSLTDETALLSLVKGELDNEVKVLSARAILFESENNYLKKYLVYLTEVLTTRLILLEFDLNAGRSISQELAVELESCMVQLMQKDDELLEAEENVQLMQAKNRELCGVVGALQVAIEGAKVVKGELEKKIVILTEEGTTKDGEILLLRQANETLEMDAGILKRKEQSLISAHELMSEEVEQHERESLLLIGETVTSSVNVAVYKEMALQFMMEAKAIEISAIAQKELILNKISMRDAHIEALQKNVTDMQEENAELSMQLALIGSLSNHISLLEQDALSLSKPYSTECKEETCMQEDKIGPKSHRFAGGTLELKQLMSRIEALGVVISDSKCRRDEESTDSTAKMMAVNMEIQELKTKGSSEIYSEKEKQKDGEGSKGKQVQMMKDIELDEISTYYPAYGTEASSYPVGVGNGANAEVDDEMLQLWEAAERTCKNQTAKSSSCEHEHDIEAVEEVKSEYPWSELSRGRDLGIINKLEMSSSAEPDELWGKNVVERLASDGQRLASIQESIEELKRKMGGPAKGHSEYESMSTQLRETEGLVLEQMNLNSKLAKKAENYPALSDSMNAEREGGFPSKRKMLEQVRKGSDNVARLELELQKIQYVLLKLEEEHEYTRLKVSDKRTRVLLKDYLYGRKDHRGKKKRSPFCGCVRSKSRTEP comes from the exons ATGGCGGCTGTGTCTGCTCATGACTCAAGGCAGTACTCATGGTTGTGGGTTAGCCATATCAGCCCCAAGAACTCCAAATGGCTCCAAGAAAATCTCAGCG ATATGGACACGAAGGTTAAAGCCATGATCAAGCTTATCAATGAAGATGCTGATTCTTTTGCAAGGAGAGCGGAGATGTACTACAAGAAACGCCCAGAGTTGATGAAACAAGTGGAGGAGTTTTATCGAGCATACCGTGCATTAGCAGAAAGGTACGATCAAGCCACCGGGGCACTTAGACAGGCTCACAGAACAATTTCTGAAGTATTCCCAAATCAGATGCCATCAATGGATGAGTCACCCTCTTCTGCTGGCCAAGAAGTGGAACCACATACTCCAGAGATGCCTACATTCTCCCGTCCAACATATGAATCAGATGATCATAACTCCAAGAGGAATGGTTCACACTCTCAGGAAACCAGTGCATTGTCAAACCGAAAAAGTCTGAAGCAGTCCAATGATTTGTCACTCGGTGCTGAAAATGCTCCTCGTGCTGTTTTTGATGGAAAAGCACAGAAAGGCCTAAATTTTGAAAGCCCAGAAGTTAAAGGGAAAGAGGATATCAGCAATGGAATATTAAATATGCAAGAAGAGATTTCGAGGCTATTAGCTGAGAACCAGAATCTGAAACAACAGATGTTGTTGGAATCAGAGCGGGCAAAGAAAGCTGAAACTGAGATCCAAAATCAGAAGGATACTGCTTCTCAGTTGCATTCTGAGAAAGATACATCTATTCTGCAGTATGACCAGTCCACTGAGCGTTTATCTGCTTTGGAGTCTGAGCTCTCTAAGGCACAGGGTGACCTCAAGAAGCTAACTGATGAAATGGCTTTGGAAGTTCAAAAGCTAAATAGTGCTGAATCACGTAATAGTATGATACAGTCTGAGCTTGAGGCTTTGGATCAAAAGGTGAAGTTACAGCAACAAGAGCTTGATCAAAAGCTTAAGGAATTGGAAAATCTCCACTCAAGCTTTCAGGAGGAACATGAAAAGCGCATGCATGCTGAAAGTGCTCTTCTTTCCAAGGGAAAGGAGGGTGCTCAATCTAAGGAAGAAGTTCAAAGGTTGACTATAGAGATCAAGATGGCAAATGAAAATTTAGATGAGCTCATGCAGAGCAAGATGCACCTGGAGAGCGCTGTTTGTGAGCTGAAGATGGAAGTCGGGAGCCTTACTGAACAAAATCACTCTTCCGAACTGCTTATACAACAACTCCGCGGTGAGATAAATTCACTGATGGATTCAAGGAGTGAACTTCGAAATGAAATCCAAAGCATTATGGGCACCATGTCACAGCTAAGCGCTGAGAAGGATGGAGCTCTACTTCAACACCAGCAGTCTGTGGAAAGGGTTTCTGTTCTGGAATCTCAGCTAATGAATACACAGTCAGAGCTGGAGGTTAACGAAAATAAGGTGCATATCCTGATGAAAGATGTGGAACGGAAGAGAGAGGAAATTCACAGTATTCATGGCCAGCTACAAAATGAAAGCGATAGGCAAACACAAACTGAAGCAGCTCTTCTCATGTCAGAGAGTCTGCATTCCAAGTTGGAGGAAGAAGTGAAAAGGCTGACACAAGATCTTGACACGACAATAAAGAAGCTAAGTGAGTTGGAAAATGAAAAGTTAAATCTGGAGAATACATCAACAGAATTGAAGAAAACCATTTTAGGTCTGAACTCTGAGATGGATGCATCACTACTTCAACAGCATCAGTCTCTGGAGAAAgtatctgatttggagttacaactCTCGGAGACAAAGTTGAAACTGGAGAAGTCTGAACAGAAAATGCAGTTACTGGAGCTAGAAATCGGACAGATGAGTGAAAGTGTCAGTAGTCTGGAGTTGACTTTGAAAGACGAAGCTGGGAAGAGGGTGCAAGCTGAAACGTCTCTCAGGTCAATGGAGAATATGTATTCTCAGTCTCAGGAAGAAGTGAGTAGGCTGCATCGAGAGATTGAGAAGCTGAATGGCAAATCGAATGAGTTGGAGAACTTGTCATCTGAACTCAAGAGCACCATCTTACTTCTAAACACCGAAAAAGATGCAACCCTTCTTAAGAACCAGGAGTCCTCGATGAGAGTATCCGATCTGGAATCTGAACTCTCACAACTGCAAGCTGAACTCCAAACGAGCCTAGATGGTGAAACCAAGAAGCGTATTGAATGTGAAGCAGCTCTCCTCTTAGTGACGGATCTTCACTCTAAATCTCAGGATGAAGTGAACAAGTTGGCCATGGACATTGAGGAGCTGACCGGGAAATTAAGCGAGGTGGAGAACATTAAGATGGATCTTGAGAACATTGTAAACAAGCATACGAAAGATATCCATATCCTCCGTGAACAGAATCTTTCTGCTGAGCTTATAATAAAAGACCTGCATTGTGAATTGGGTGCATTAAAGGAGTTGAATGTGAAACTTGAGGCTGAAGTGGGTTCACATATAGGTGAAAAGGAGGCTATTCGGAGAGACTTTGTTCGTCAAAGAGAGGAGAAGGAAAATCTTGATGGGATACAGCATGCTCTGGCTTATGAGATGAATGCTCTAAAAGACAGCACAGCAGCAAACCAGATGTTGATAGAGGAATTGCAGATTACAAACTTAAAACTGAAGGAGGTGTATGCAAAGAATTTGATTGAAAAGGTGCTTCTCTCAGAAAAGCTTCAAGAGATGGAGAAACTATCTGAAGAATATTCAGTGTTGGAGAACTCAGTTTCGGATGCAAATGCTGAAATTGAAGGACTGAGGGAGAAGATAGAAGTGTTGGAGTCTTCAGAAAGCTCTTTGAACG GGAAGAATTCTGCATTAGAGATGTCATTATGTGGTCTGAAAGCTGAGTTTGAAGACATGGGAATAAAATTGAAAGATTCTGAAAAAACATGCCAGGCTCAGCTTGCAGATAACTCAGCTCTTTCTGCAGAAAAAAACAACTTGTTCTCTCAG AGAGTGCCTCTTTCATTTCAGCTACAGAACATTACAGTGGTTGCAAAAGTCCTGGAAAGTAAGCATTCTGATCTTCAAGACAAGCACACATCTTTGTCAAGAGAGAAGGATCTTGTATATGATCAAGTAAGGAAACTGAAGGGTCTGCTGAGAACAATTAATAAAGAGTATGAAAATGCTGTGAAGTCACATGAAATGCATGCAAACAGCCTAGAGAAGCAGATTTCTTCTCTCCATGAAAAAATCCATGACATGGACGAGAGGCTTCAGGAGGAAGAGCAAAAAAGCATGGGAGCTTCTATTAGTGTGGTGGCCTTGGAGAGTAGTTTGGTTTATGCGAAAGACGAGTATGTGGCTCTTTTAAACAAATGTCTAAAGTATGCGTTGGAAAATCATGCTGCGAAGATTTTAATATCACAGCTGGAGGATAAAGCCAGATACCATGAATCGGAGAGGAAAACATTGCTAAAGCTTAATGGGAGACTAAGAGAAGGGATTTCACACCACATGAAGGTCCTTAACATTGACAGGGATTTAGGACCTGCTGAGATAGCTCAGGACGAAATTTTGTTACAGTCTGTTTCAGATGAAACCTCCAGTATTCTGAAACATaaagaggaaattgaagatgataaTACTCTCATGTACACTGAGCTCTCAGTCCTCTCGACTGTCATGTTGCAGCTAGGAACGGAGTTCAGAGATCTGCACTTGCAGAAGTGTGCCCTTGAGAAAGACGTAGAGAGAGAAGCAACAGAATTGATTTCTTTGCAAATTAAAAATTGCCAACTTTTGGAATCTAATGACCAGCTTAGGCAAGAGCTACAAAATAACAGTGAAAGGGATCATTTGCAGAAGATTGAAGCATTAGTTTTACACGAGAAGCTATCTTGTTTGGCAGAGTCCTACCAGGCTTCGCAAGATAAAATTACTGACATGGCTGAGAAAAACGAGTCCTTGTCTAAGGAACACCAGTCTTTAATTGAGAAGTACAATGCCTTGGAGGACGAGAACGGTACTGCTCTTAGAGAATGCATGATGCTTGAACACATGTCTTTGTTCTTGAGAGGCCATAATAATGAGGTAGCATCTGCATTGGTATCTCTTACCGATGAGACGGCGTTGCTGAGTTTAGTTAAGGGTGAGCTTGATAATGAAGTCAAAGTGCTGAGTGCAAGAGCTATATTGTTTGAATCAGAAAACAATTACCTCAAGAAATATTTAGTCTACTTGACAGAAGTTCTCACGACTCGGCTTATCCTCTTAGAGTTTGACTTGAACGCGGGGAGAAGTATCTCCCAGGAATTGGCTGTTGAACTTGAGAGTTGCATGGTGCAGTTGATGCAGAAGGATGATGAGCTACTGGAAGCAGAAGAGAATGTTCAGCTCATGCAAGCAAAGAACCGGGAATTATGTGGAGTTGTTGGGGCGCTTCAGGTTGCCATTGAAGGTGCTAAAGTGGTGAAAGGAGAACTTGAGAAGAAAATCGTGATCCTGACCGAGGAGGGCACTACCAAGGATGGTGAAATTTTACTACTTCGCCAAGCAAATGAAACTCTTGAAATGGATGCTGGGATTCTGAAAAGGAAGGAGCAGAGTTTGATTTCTGCACATGAGCTCATGTCGGAAGAGGTTGAGCAACATGAAAGAGAATCTCTTCTGCTGATAGGTGAGACAGTAACCTCTTCTGTGAATGTCGCAGTCTACAAAGAAATGGCACTACAGTTTATGATGGAAGCCAAGGCTATTGAAATTAGTGCAATCGCGCAAAAAGAATTAATATTGAATAAAATCTCCATGCGAGATGCCCATATTGAGGCTCTGCAGAAAAATGTAACCGACATGCAGGAAGAAAATGCAGAACTGAGCATGCAGCTAGCACTCATCGGATCTTTGTCTAATCATATCAGTTTGCTGGAGCAAGATGCTCTTTCTCTGTCAAAACCCTACAGCACAGAATGCAAAGAG GAAACCTGTATGCAAGAGGACAAGATTGGCCCAAAGTCTCATCGGTTTGCCGGTGGAACTCTGGAGTTAAAGCAGTTAATGTCAAGAATAGAAGCACTTGGGGTGGTTATATCGGATTCCAAGTGCCGTCGAGATGAGGAGTCGACCGATTCCACTGCAAAGATGATGGCAgtaaacatggaaatccaagagcttAAAACAAAAGGCAGCTCAGAAATATATTCTGAGAAGGAGAAGCAAAAAGACGGTGAGGGCTCCAAAGGGAAGCAGGTCCAGATGATGAAGGATATTGAACTCGACGAAATATCAACCTACTATCCAGCATACGGTACAGAAGCTTCATCGTACCCAGTTGGAGTTGGCAATGGTGCGAACGCAGAGGTGGACGATGAGATGCTTCAGCTATGGGAGGCTGCAGAGAGGACGTGCAAGAACCAAACAGCCAAGTCGTCGTCATGCGAGCACGAGCACGACATAGAGGCGGTTGAGGAGGTGAAGAGCGAGTACCCTTGGTCGGAGCTATCAAGGGGAAGAGACCTGGGAATCATCAACAAGCTCGAGATGTCGTCTTCAGCAGAGCCTGACGAGTTATGGGGCAAGAATGTGGTGGAGAGGCTCGCTTCTGATGGGCAGAGACTGGCGAGCATCCAAGAGAGCATCGAGGAACTGAAGCGGAAGATGGGTGGCCCGGCCAAGGGGCACTCGGAATACGAGAGCATGAGCACTCAGCTGCGCGAGACGGAGGGGCTGGTGTTGGAGCAGATGAACCTCAACAGCAAGTTGGCAAAGAAGGCTGAGAATTACCCTGCGCTGTCGGATAGCATGAACGCGGAGCGGGAAGGTGGTTTTCCAAGCAAGAGGAAGATGTTGGAGCAGGTGCGGAAAGGGTCGGACAACGTGGCGAGGCTGGAGCTGGAGCTTCAGAAGATACAGTACGTGCTGCTGAAGCTGGAAGAAGAGCACGAGTACACAAGGCTCAAGGTGTCGGACAAGCGCACCCGGGTGCTCCTCAAGGATTATCTCTACGGGAGGAAGGACCACCGTGGAAAGAAGAAGAGGTCGCCCTTCTGCGGCTGTGTGCGCTCTAAATCCAGGACTGAGCCATGA